In Campylobacter anatolicus, the following are encoded in one genomic region:
- a CDS encoding addiction module antidote protein yields MKENFTEFRVEDYLTNDELRKEYLTQVLADGDTDELRRAIFYLAKSKGVEVIAKKANLNRESFYKMFRPEAKPRFESILKVMNALDIKLTCV; encoded by the coding sequence ATGAAAGAAAATTTTACAGAATTTAGGGTAGAGGATTACCTTACAAACGATGAATTACGTAAAGAATATCTTACGCAAGTATTAGCTGACGGCGATACAGATGAATTAAGACGGGCGATATTTTATTTGGCTAAAAGTAAAGGAGTGGAAGTTATCGCTAAAAAAGCAAATCTAAATCGCGAAAGCTTTTATAAAATGTTTCGTCCAGAAGCTAAGCCACGATTTGAGAGTATTTTAAAAGTTATGAATGCACTTGATATTAAACTTACTTGCGTATAA
- a CDS encoding type II toxin-antitoxin system RelE/ParE family toxin: protein MKVVKSLSFDKWLSKLNDTIAKTAIIRRIDKIRNQNHIGDYKHIEGEIFELRIFVSKGYRLYFTAKNGELIILLCGGDKDTQDRDISKAKEILKDYL from the coding sequence ATGAAAGTAGTAAAAAGTTTAAGTTTTGATAAATGGCTTAGCAAATTAAATGATACTATTGCAAAAACCGCTATAATCCGTCGTATTGATAAGATACGCAACCAAAACCATATAGGCGATTATAAGCATATTGAAGGTGAAATTTTTGAGCTAAGGATATTTGTTAGCAAAGGTTACAGGCTTTATTTTACAGCAAAAAATGGAGAGCTTATAATATTATTGTGTGGTGGCGATAAAGATACGCAAGATAGAGATATAAGCAAGGCAAAAGAAATTTTAAAGGATTACTTATGA